Within Leptospiraceae bacterium, the genomic segment TAAAGAGTTACGTTTCGTATGTAAATTATCTGGCAAAGTATTACAAAAAATCTCCAGATAAAATAAATCGAGAAGAAGTAAAGAATTATCTTTACCATTTAAGAGTTAATAAACAATTATCCGCTAATACATTGAATGTTGTCCATAGTGCAATACGATTTTTTACATCTATGTGATTAATGCAGAATGGGTTGTGAAAGATATTGCTAAATACAAACGTCCCAAGAGTAAACCGGTTGTGTTAAGTAAATCAGAAGTGGAGGCTATTTTGAATTTAACCTGGAATATAAAGCACAAGACTATACTCACTCTCATCTATTCAGCAGGACTTCGAGTCAGTGAAGC encodes:
- a CDS encoding phage integrase N-terminal SAM-like domain-containing protein yields the protein MSLLREKMIRELKLKTMSEKTIKSYVSYVNYLAKYYKKSPDKINREEVKNYLYHLRVNKQLSANTLNVVHSAIRFFTSM